Proteins encoded in a region of the Cygnus olor isolate bCygOlo1 chromosome 4, bCygOlo1.pri.v2, whole genome shotgun sequence genome:
- the NMU gene encoding neuromedin-U isoform X1 — protein sequence MGKKRWPQLTPVLHRWLPHKLGSSVSRPEGAHTSGATRWDVPVLNCAPSPQHTGVGQCPKAHLRHPKPSPSTSKRGEGAAAILCSITRLPAQLGGFYTPFLRHRSFSKRGVVKKGPRGCPAPCLEAKQGHAPITAGAPMPSQALEADQDLQLWKEIDDACSTYLSTDSQPQVSSALEELCFLVMGFLEKPQGLDEKDNTKRFLFHYSKTHDSGNSDIMSSVLHPLLQLVPQLNERRLKRHKVDEDLQGAGGIQSRGYFFFRPRNGKRSVDFR from the exons ATGGGGAAGAAGAGGTGGCCACAGCTCACACCCGTGCTTCACCGGTGGCTTCCTCACAAACTGGGTTCATCCGTCTCTAGACCAGAAGGTGCCCACACCTCTGGGGCCACCAGGTGGGATGTCCCAGTGTTAAATTGTGccccttctccccagcacaCTGGGGTTGGGCAGTGCCCGAAAGCCCACCTTCGCCACCCCAAGCCATCACCCTCAACTTCCAAGCGCggtgagggagcagcagccattTTGTGCTCCATCACgaggctgccagcacagctgggggGCTTTTACACACCTTTTTTAAGGCATAGATCTTTCTCTAAGAGGGGAGTTGTGAAGAAAGGGCCCAGAGGCTGCCCAGCCCCGTGTCTGGAGGCCAAGCAGGGCCACGCACCCATCACAGCAG GTGCACCGATGCCATCCCAAGCACTCGAGGCAGATCAGGATTTGCAGCTGTGGAAGGAG ATAGACGATGCATGTTCTACCTACCTGTCCACAGATTCTCAGCCTCAG GTGTCCAGTGCACTGGAAGAACTTTGTTTTTTGGTCATGGGATTTCTCGAGAAACCACAG GGTTTAGATGAAAAAGACAACACCAAAAGG TTCTTATTTCATTATTCTAAGACTCATGACTCAGGCAACTCAGACATCATG TCCTCTGTCCTGCATCCTTTGCTGCAACTCGTTCCCCAGCTTAATGAGAGAAGACTGAAGAGACACAAAGTGGAC gaggaCCTTCAAGGAGCTGGAGGGATTCAAAGTAGAGGCTACTTTTTCTTCAGG CCACGCAACGGAAAGAGATCAGTGGATTTTCGCTAA
- the NMU gene encoding neuromedin-U isoform X3, with translation MGKKRWPQLTPVLHRWLPHKLGSSVSRPEGAHTSGATRWDVPVLNCAPSPQHTGVGQCPKAHLRHPKPSPSTSKRGEGAAAILCSITRLPAQLGGFYTPFLRHRSFSKRGVVKKGPRGCPAPCLEAKQGHAPITAGAPMPSQALEADQDLQLWKEIDDACSTYLSTDSQPQVSSALEELCFLVMGFLEKPQGLDEKDNTKRSSVLHPLLQLVPQLNERRLKRHKVDEDLQGAGGIQSRGYFFFRPRNGKRSVDFR, from the exons ATGGGGAAGAAGAGGTGGCCACAGCTCACACCCGTGCTTCACCGGTGGCTTCCTCACAAACTGGGTTCATCCGTCTCTAGACCAGAAGGTGCCCACACCTCTGGGGCCACCAGGTGGGATGTCCCAGTGTTAAATTGTGccccttctccccagcacaCTGGGGTTGGGCAGTGCCCGAAAGCCCACCTTCGCCACCCCAAGCCATCACCCTCAACTTCCAAGCGCggtgagggagcagcagccattTTGTGCTCCATCACgaggctgccagcacagctgggggGCTTTTACACACCTTTTTTAAGGCATAGATCTTTCTCTAAGAGGGGAGTTGTGAAGAAAGGGCCCAGAGGCTGCCCAGCCCCGTGTCTGGAGGCCAAGCAGGGCCACGCACCCATCACAGCAG GTGCACCGATGCCATCCCAAGCACTCGAGGCAGATCAGGATTTGCAGCTGTGGAAGGAG ATAGACGATGCATGTTCTACCTACCTGTCCACAGATTCTCAGCCTCAG GTGTCCAGTGCACTGGAAGAACTTTGTTTTTTGGTCATGGGATTTCTCGAGAAACCACAG GGTTTAGATGAAAAAGACAACACCAAAAGG TCCTCTGTCCTGCATCCTTTGCTGCAACTCGTTCCCCAGCTTAATGAGAGAAGACTGAAGAGACACAAAGTGGAC gaggaCCTTCAAGGAGCTGGAGGGATTCAAAGTAGAGGCTACTTTTTCTTCAGG CCACGCAACGGAAAGAGATCAGTGGATTTTCGCTAA
- the NMU gene encoding neuromedin-U isoform X2 — translation MGKKRWPQLTPVLHRWLPHKLGSSVSRPEGAHTSGATRWDVPVLNCAPSPQHTGVGQCPKAHLRHPKPSPSTSKRGEGAAAILCSITRLPAQLGGFYTPFLRHRSFSKRGVVKKGPRGCPAPCLEAKQGHAPITAGAPMPSQALEADQDLQLWKEIDDACSTYLSTDSQPQVSSALEELCFLVMGFLEKPQGLDEKDNTKRFLFHYSKTHDSGNSDIMSSVLHPLLQLVPQLNERRLKRHKVDVIWRKKMSRKRKRQY, via the exons ATGGGGAAGAAGAGGTGGCCACAGCTCACACCCGTGCTTCACCGGTGGCTTCCTCACAAACTGGGTTCATCCGTCTCTAGACCAGAAGGTGCCCACACCTCTGGGGCCACCAGGTGGGATGTCCCAGTGTTAAATTGTGccccttctccccagcacaCTGGGGTTGGGCAGTGCCCGAAAGCCCACCTTCGCCACCCCAAGCCATCACCCTCAACTTCCAAGCGCggtgagggagcagcagccattTTGTGCTCCATCACgaggctgccagcacagctgggggGCTTTTACACACCTTTTTTAAGGCATAGATCTTTCTCTAAGAGGGGAGTTGTGAAGAAAGGGCCCAGAGGCTGCCCAGCCCCGTGTCTGGAGGCCAAGCAGGGCCACGCACCCATCACAGCAG GTGCACCGATGCCATCCCAAGCACTCGAGGCAGATCAGGATTTGCAGCTGTGGAAGGAG ATAGACGATGCATGTTCTACCTACCTGTCCACAGATTCTCAGCCTCAG GTGTCCAGTGCACTGGAAGAACTTTGTTTTTTGGTCATGGGATTTCTCGAGAAACCACAG GGTTTAGATGAAAAAGACAACACCAAAAGG TTCTTATTTCATTATTCTAAGACTCATGACTCAGGCAACTCAGACATCATG TCCTCTGTCCTGCATCCTTTGCTGCAACTCGTTCCCCAGCTTAATGAGAGAAGACTGAAGAGACACAAAGTGGAC gtgatatggaggaaaaaaatgtcacggaaaagaaaaaggcaataCTAG
- the PDCL2 gene encoding phosducin-like protein 2, giving the protein MQDPNEDTEWNEILRNFGILPPKEKPKDEIEEMVLHLQKEAEVKPYERMNLKELKEAEDDFDEADRKAVEMYRQQRFQEWKCLQRRQKYGELREISGDQYVKEVTNAPKDVWVVIHLYRSSIPMCLLVNEHLSQLARKFPEAKFVKAIVNSCIQDYDDTCLPTILVYKSGEIKGRFIGVAECGGIYLKVEELEWKLAEVGAIETDLEENPKKETINMMTLSKQNTSARENTNTKSSDVLKPHIT; this is encoded by the exons ATGCAG GATCCAAATGAAGATACTGAATGGAATGAGATACTGAGAAATTTTGGAATTCTTCCTCCAAAAGAAAAACCGAAAGATGAAATTGAAGAAATGGTTTTACACttgcagaaggaagcagaag tgAAACCATATGAAAGAATGAATCTTAAAGAATTAAAGGAAGCTGAAGATGACTTTGATGAGGCTGATAGGAAGGCTGTTGAAATGTACAG gCAGCAGCGCTTCCAGGAATGGAAATGTCTTCAGAGGAGGCAAAAGTATGGGGAGCTAAGAGAAATTAGTGGAGATCAATATGTAAAGGAAGTTACAAATGCTCCTAAGGATGTTTGGGTCGTAATTCATCTTTATCGGTCAAG CATCCCAATGTGTTTACTAGTTAATGAACATCTCAGCCAGCTAGCCAGAAAGTTTCCAGAAGCCAAGTTTGTCAAAGCCATTGTGAACAGCTGCATTCAGGATTACGATGATACATGCTTACCCACAATACTTGTATATAAATCTGGTGAAATAAAAGGCAGATTCATAGGAGTAGCTGAATGTGGGGGGATATATCTTAAAGTGGAAG AGCTTGAATGGAAACTAGCAGAAGTTGGAGCAATTGAAACTGACTTAGAAGAAAACCCCAAAAAGGAAACTATAAATATGATGACATTGTCAAAGCAAAATACTTCTGCTCGTGAAAACACCAATACAAAAAGCAGCGATGTGCTGAAACCACATATTACttga
- the NMU gene encoding neuromedin-U isoform X7, whose protein sequence is MGKKRWPQLTPVLHRWLPHKLGSSVSRPEGAHTSGATRWDVPVLNCAPSPQHTGVGQCPKAHLRHPKPSPSTSKRGEGAAAILCSITRLPAQLGGFYTPFLRHRSFSKRGVVKKGPRGCPAPCLEAKQGHAPITAGAPMPSQALEADQDLQLWKEVLTERCIALDCVERKAVSGLSCR, encoded by the exons ATGGGGAAGAAGAGGTGGCCACAGCTCACACCCGTGCTTCACCGGTGGCTTCCTCACAAACTGGGTTCATCCGTCTCTAGACCAGAAGGTGCCCACACCTCTGGGGCCACCAGGTGGGATGTCCCAGTGTTAAATTGTGccccttctccccagcacaCTGGGGTTGGGCAGTGCCCGAAAGCCCACCTTCGCCACCCCAAGCCATCACCCTCAACTTCCAAGCGCggtgagggagcagcagccattTTGTGCTCCATCACgaggctgccagcacagctgggggGCTTTTACACACCTTTTTTAAGGCATAGATCTTTCTCTAAGAGGGGAGTTGTGAAGAAAGGGCCCAGAGGCTGCCCAGCCCCGTGTCTGGAGGCCAAGCAGGGCCACGCACCCATCACAGCAG GTGCACCGATGCCATCCCAAGCACTCGAGGCAGATCAGGATTTGCAGCTGTGGAAGGAG GTTTTAACTGAGAGATGCATTGCTTTGGACTGTGTTGAACGCAAAGCAGTCTCTGGTTTGTCCTGCCGTTGA
- the NMU gene encoding neuromedin-U isoform X4 yields MGKKRWPQLTPVLHRWLPHKLGSSVSRPEGAHTSGATRWDVPVLNCAPSPQHTGVGQCPKAHLRHPKPSPSTSKRGEGAAAILCSITRLPAQLGGFYTPFLRHRSFSKRGVVKKGPRGCPAPCLEAKQGHAPITAGAPMPSQALEADQDLQLWKEIDDACSTYLSTDSQPQVSSALEELCFLVMGFLEKPQGLDEKDNTKREDLQGAGGIQSRGYFFFRPRNGKRSVDFR; encoded by the exons ATGGGGAAGAAGAGGTGGCCACAGCTCACACCCGTGCTTCACCGGTGGCTTCCTCACAAACTGGGTTCATCCGTCTCTAGACCAGAAGGTGCCCACACCTCTGGGGCCACCAGGTGGGATGTCCCAGTGTTAAATTGTGccccttctccccagcacaCTGGGGTTGGGCAGTGCCCGAAAGCCCACCTTCGCCACCCCAAGCCATCACCCTCAACTTCCAAGCGCggtgagggagcagcagccattTTGTGCTCCATCACgaggctgccagcacagctgggggGCTTTTACACACCTTTTTTAAGGCATAGATCTTTCTCTAAGAGGGGAGTTGTGAAGAAAGGGCCCAGAGGCTGCCCAGCCCCGTGTCTGGAGGCCAAGCAGGGCCACGCACCCATCACAGCAG GTGCACCGATGCCATCCCAAGCACTCGAGGCAGATCAGGATTTGCAGCTGTGGAAGGAG ATAGACGATGCATGTTCTACCTACCTGTCCACAGATTCTCAGCCTCAG GTGTCCAGTGCACTGGAAGAACTTTGTTTTTTGGTCATGGGATTTCTCGAGAAACCACAG GGTTTAGATGAAAAAGACAACACCAAAAGG gaggaCCTTCAAGGAGCTGGAGGGATTCAAAGTAGAGGCTACTTTTTCTTCAGG CCACGCAACGGAAAGAGATCAGTGGATTTTCGCTAA
- the NMU gene encoding neuromedin-U isoform X6, protein MASRRGGRAEGTAVMGQLCHQQPPTTTPPRSLGNSGGLPGSPLLLLLLLLLASSMCACKGAPMPSQALEADQDLQLWKEIDDACSTYLSTDSQPQVSSALEELCFLVMGFLEKPQGLDEKDNTKRFLFHYSKTHDSGNSDIMSSVLHPLLQLVPQLNERRLKRHKVDEDLQGAGGIQSRGYFFFRPRNGKRSVDFR, encoded by the exons ATGGCCAGCCGGcggggaggcagagcagagggcacCGCGGTCATGGgacagctctgccaccagcagccccccacGACCACCCCGCCGCGCAGCCTGGGGAACagcggggggctgccggggtccccgctgctcctgctcctcctcctcctccttgcctcCTCCATGTGTGCGTGCAAAG GTGCACCGATGCCATCCCAAGCACTCGAGGCAGATCAGGATTTGCAGCTGTGGAAGGAG ATAGACGATGCATGTTCTACCTACCTGTCCACAGATTCTCAGCCTCAG GTGTCCAGTGCACTGGAAGAACTTTGTTTTTTGGTCATGGGATTTCTCGAGAAACCACAG GGTTTAGATGAAAAAGACAACACCAAAAGG TTCTTATTTCATTATTCTAAGACTCATGACTCAGGCAACTCAGACATCATG TCCTCTGTCCTGCATCCTTTGCTGCAACTCGTTCCCCAGCTTAATGAGAGAAGACTGAAGAGACACAAAGTGGAC gaggaCCTTCAAGGAGCTGGAGGGATTCAAAGTAGAGGCTACTTTTTCTTCAGG CCACGCAACGGAAAGAGATCAGTGGATTTTCGCTAA
- the NMU gene encoding neuromedin-U isoform X5, with protein MGKKRWPQLTPVLHRWLPHKLGSSVSRPEGAHTSGATRWDVPVLNCAPSPQHTGVGQCPKAHLRHPKPSPSTSKRGEGAAAILCSITRLPAQLGGFYTPFLRHRSFSKRGVVKKGPRGCPAPCLEAKQGHAPITAGAPMPSQALEADQDLQLWKEDVTCVSTWAFLCLFGTDRPAGHNRERVHPARCMPWHCRNLQVCC; from the exons ATGGGGAAGAAGAGGTGGCCACAGCTCACACCCGTGCTTCACCGGTGGCTTCCTCACAAACTGGGTTCATCCGTCTCTAGACCAGAAGGTGCCCACACCTCTGGGGCCACCAGGTGGGATGTCCCAGTGTTAAATTGTGccccttctccccagcacaCTGGGGTTGGGCAGTGCCCGAAAGCCCACCTTCGCCACCCCAAGCCATCACCCTCAACTTCCAAGCGCggtgagggagcagcagccattTTGTGCTCCATCACgaggctgccagcacagctgggggGCTTTTACACACCTTTTTTAAGGCATAGATCTTTCTCTAAGAGGGGAGTTGTGAAGAAAGGGCCCAGAGGCTGCCCAGCCCCGTGTCTGGAGGCCAAGCAGGGCCACGCACCCATCACAGCAG GTGCACCGATGCCATCCCAAGCACTCGAGGCAGATCAGGATTTGCAGCTGTGGAAGGAG GATGTTACATGTGTGTCAACATGGgcttttttgtgcctttttggAACAGACAGACCAGCAGGGCATAACAGAGAGAGGGTTCATCCCGCAAGATGCATGCCCTGGCATTGCCGTAATCTTCAAGTGTGCTGCTGA